In one window of Pseudochaenichthys georgianus chromosome 5, fPseGeo1.2, whole genome shotgun sequence DNA:
- the tgfa gene encoding protransforming growth factor alpha isoform X2: MTRIFWDTIFLISGSFFTFGAGPSNSTIIEASISIDTNSTAAPNTSTSSSATTTLTSIAPATTTNTPEVENSLFTFEAGLIDSINIEASITIHTNSTAAPNDTTSSSATTNSRNTTTTITRATTTTVHPVKKFVVAAVRSHFDDCPDSHRHFCFHGTCRFLILEETPACVCHEGFVGMRCEHADLLAVVATNHRQQTVATVLVLCVIGCVLIMVMCTLLHCWWRQDYRRQSRAHHHMTEKQGASCHPSESVV, encoded by the exons ATGACTCGGATTTTCTGGGATACAATTTTCCTCATAAGCG GTTCCTTCTTTACATTTGGAGCAGGACCGAGCAATTCCACAATAATTGAAGCCAGCATTTCTATCGATACAAACTCCACTGCTGCTCCTAACACCTCAACAAGCAGCTCTGCAACAACAACTCTCACTTCTATCGCCCCTGCTACAACAACTAACACGCCTGAAGTTGAAA ATTCCCTCTTTACATTCGAAGCAGGACTGATTGATTCGATAAACATAGAAGCCAGCATTACCATCCATACAAATTCCACTGCTGCTCCAAACGACACAACAAGCAGCTCTGCAACAACCAACAGCAGAAACACAACTACAACTATCACACGTGCTACAACAACTACCGTCCATCCAGTTAAAA AGTTTGTGGTAGCCGCTGTCCGGTCTCATTTCGATGACTGTCCAGACTCACATCGCCATTTCTGCTTCCACGGCACATGTCGCTTCTTGATATTAGAGGaaacacctgcatgtgt GTGTCACGAAGGCTTTGTTGGGATGAGGTGTGAGCATGCAGACCTGCTGGCTGTCGTAGCAACAAATCACAGACAGCAGACCGTTGCCACAGTGCTGGTGTTGTGTGTGATTGGGTGTGTGCTGATCATGGTGATGTGTACACTTTTACA CTGCTGGTGGAGGCAGGACTATCGCAGGCAGAGCCGTGCACATCACCACATGACAGAGAAGCAAGGAGCATCTTGCCATCCTTCTGAGAGCG TGGTTTGA
- the tgfa gene encoding protransforming growth factor alpha isoform X1, whose product MTRIFWDTIFLISGTFTFTSVILNGSFFTFGAGPSNSTIIEASISIDTNSTAAPNTSTSSSATTTLTSIAPATTTNTPEVENSLFTFEAGLIDSINIEASITIHTNSTAAPNDTTSSSATTNSRNTTTTITRATTTTVHPVKKFVVAAVRSHFDDCPDSHRHFCFHGTCRFLILEETPACVCHEGFVGMRCEHADLLAVVATNHRQQTVATVLVLCVIGCVLIMVMCTLLHCWWRQDYRRQSRAHHHMTEKQGASCHPSESVV is encoded by the exons ATGACTCGGATTTTCTGGGATACAATTTTCCTCATAAGCG gtacttttacttttacttctgtgATACTCAATG GTTCCTTCTTTACATTTGGAGCAGGACCGAGCAATTCCACAATAATTGAAGCCAGCATTTCTATCGATACAAACTCCACTGCTGCTCCTAACACCTCAACAAGCAGCTCTGCAACAACAACTCTCACTTCTATCGCCCCTGCTACAACAACTAACACGCCTGAAGTTGAAA ATTCCCTCTTTACATTCGAAGCAGGACTGATTGATTCGATAAACATAGAAGCCAGCATTACCATCCATACAAATTCCACTGCTGCTCCAAACGACACAACAAGCAGCTCTGCAACAACCAACAGCAGAAACACAACTACAACTATCACACGTGCTACAACAACTACCGTCCATCCAGTTAAAA AGTTTGTGGTAGCCGCTGTCCGGTCTCATTTCGATGACTGTCCAGACTCACATCGCCATTTCTGCTTCCACGGCACATGTCGCTTCTTGATATTAGAGGaaacacctgcatgtgt GTGTCACGAAGGCTTTGTTGGGATGAGGTGTGAGCATGCAGACCTGCTGGCTGTCGTAGCAACAAATCACAGACAGCAGACCGTTGCCACAGTGCTGGTGTTGTGTGTGATTGGGTGTGTGCTGATCATGGTGATGTGTACACTTTTACA CTGCTGGTGGAGGCAGGACTATCGCAGGCAGAGCCGTGCACATCACCACATGACAGAGAAGCAAGGAGCATCTTGCCATCCTTCTGAGAGCG TGGTTTGA